A stretch of Colletotrichum lupini chromosome 2, complete sequence DNA encodes these proteins:
- a CDS encoding PX domain-containing protein, which yields MAPPAEISIPSTILSTGESKPYTLYNITLRLPLKSFVVQKRYSDFATLHQTLTSLVGAAPPNPLPGKSWFKSTVSSPDLTEQRRKGLESYLRAIAESPDRRWRDTSAWRTFLNLPSTGVGSTGNSAASAHGLITSGRAGAADPTTWLDLHREMKSCLHDARNQLARRDGAVDSNNTSAAAEAGAAAKKALVKANTLVSTLADGLRAMQEGGRLGDGELRRRRDLLSSARVEREGLDKLSNSMAQGSSRNGGGGPGGREGWASAGDKAALLGRSGGGGGARTGGRVLGAPLPETERTRELDNNGVVQLQRQMMSEQDEQVNTLAAIVRRQKEIGLQINEEVTEQTKMLDRLNEDADRVGGKIDVAKKRIKKF from the coding sequence ATGGCGCCTCCCGCCGAGATCTCCATCCCCTCAACCATCCTCTCGACTGGTGAATCGAAACCCTACACCCTCTACAACATCACCCTCCGCCTGCCCCTCAAATCCTTCGTCGTTCAAAAGCGCTACTCCGACTTTGCAACCCTCCACCAGACCCTTACCTCCCTCGTCGGCGCCGCGCCCCCCAACCCCCTCCCGGGCAAGTCCTGGTTCAAATCCACAGTCTCCTCCCCAGACCTCACAGAACAACGCCGAAAGGGTCTCGAATCCTACCTTCGCGCCATCGCAGAGTCCCCCGACCGCCGCTGGCGCGACACATCGGCCTGGCGCACCTTTCTCAACCTCCCTAGCACGGGCGTCGGCAGCACGGGCAACTCGGCCGCCAGCGCCCACGGCCTCATCACCAGCGGTCGCGCGGGCGCCGCCGACCCGACGACCTGGCTCGATCTGCACCGCGAGATGAAGAGCTGCCTCCACGACGCGCGGAATCAGCTCGCGAGAAGGGACGGCGCCGTGGATAGTAACAACACCTCTGCTGCCGCCGAGGCCGGGGCCGCTGCCAAGAAGGCGCTGGTCAAGGCTAATACGCTGGTGAGCACCCTCGCGGACGGGTTGAGGGCCATGCAGGAGGGCGGACGGCTCGGGGACGGCGAATTGCGGCGCAGGAGAGACCTGCTCTCCTCCGCTCGCGTCGAAAGGGAAGGGCTCGACAAACTCAGCAACAGCATGGCGCAGGGAAGCAGCAGAAACGGTGGCGGCGGACCCGGCGGACGGGAAGGGTGGGCCTCGGCGGGCGACAAGGCTGCATTACTCGGCagaagcggcggcggcggtggagcGAGGACGGGCGGACGGGTCCTGGGGGCCCCGCTGCCGGAGACGGAGCGGACGCGGGAGCTGGACAACAACGGGGTCGTGCAGCTGCAGCGGCAGATGATGAGCGAGCAGGATGAGCAGGTGAATACCCTGGCGGCGATTGTGCGGCGGCAAAAGGAGATTGGGCTGCAGATCAACGAGGAGGTGACGGAGCAGACCAAGATGCTGGACCGGCTGAACGAGGACGCCGATCGGGTCGGGGGCAAGATTGATGTCGCCAAGAAGCGGATCAAGAAGTTTTGA
- a CDS encoding EB1-like domain-containing protein: MVDWATILLATILAAFTPGADKATRFNFCPVALQLVFLVLTNLGTLLLSTRLLLDFFDHQHPLLPTASLLLSSVLANFLLTSIPSAFSRLSTQFRPQRQTHTYKMGESRQELIQWLNQLLSLNITKVEQCGTGAALCQVFDSIFMDIPMSRVKFNVNSEYAYIQNFKVLQNCFHKHQVDKPIPVEALVKCKMQDNLEFLQWTKKFWDLNFPDQEYDAVSRRKGAPVPSGGGPAPRAASGTGASAARRGGTTPLGGARVPKAAGPGTAALQQENATLKETVVGLERERDFYFSKLRDIELLVQQAVEEDPELEKQEDGLVKQIQTILYSTEEGFEIPAEGEAVDDQETF, encoded by the exons ATGGTTGATTGGGCGACCATTTTATTGGCAACAATTTTGGCAGCCTTCACGCCGGGCGCCGACAAAGCAACGAGATTTAATTTCTGCCCTGTTGCTCTACAACTTGTATTTTTGGTCCTAACCAATCTCGGCACCTTGCTACTTTCCACACGTCTCCTTCTCGACTTCTTCGACCACCAACACCCACTACTACCAACCGCGTCTCTGCTTCTCTCGAGCGTCCTTGCGAATTTCCTTTTGACATCCATCCCGAGCGCGTTTTCCCGATTGTCAACACAGTTCCGGCCGCAGAGGCAAACACACACATACAAAATGGGCGAATCCAG ACAAGAACTCATCCAGTGGCTGAACCagcttctctctctcaacaTCACAAAGGTCGAGCAATGCGGTACCGG TGCAGCTCTCTGCCAGGTGTTTGACAGCATCTTCATGGATATCCCCATGTCTAGAGTCAAGTTCAACGTCAACAGCGAATATGCATACATTCAGAACTTCAAGGTGCTGCAGA ACTGCTTCCACAAGCACCAGGTCGACAAGCCCATCCCCGTCGAAGCGTTGGTCAAGTGCAAGATGCAGGACAACCTCGAGTTCCTGCAATGGACCAAGAAGTTCTGGGACCTGAACTTCCCCGATCAGGAGTACGACGCCGTCTCCCGGCGAAAGGGCGCCCCCGTGCCCTCTGGCGGTGGTCCTGCTCCTCGTGCCGCGTCCGGTACCGGTGCGTCTGCCGCCAGACGGGGCGGTACCACACCCCTCGGCGGTGCACGCGTTCCCAAGGCGGCAGGCCCCGGCACAGCTGCCCTGCAGCAAGAGAACGCCACTCTCAAGGAGACGGTCGTCGGCCTTGAGCGCGAGCGTGACTTCTACTTCAGCAAGCTCCGCGATATCGAGCTCCTGGTGCAGCAGGCCGTGGAGGAGGACCCTGAGCTTGAGAAGCAGGAGGACGGCCTCGTCAAGCAGATCCAGACTATCCTGTACTCGACGGAGGAGGGATTCGAGATCCCGGCTGAGGGCGAGGCTGTCGACGACCAGGAGACCTTCTAA